A window of the Scleropages formosus chromosome 21, fSclFor1.1, whole genome shotgun sequence genome harbors these coding sequences:
- the mink1 gene encoding misshapen-like kinase 1 isoform X8 — MSENAPTRSLDDIDLAALRDPAGIFELVEVVGNGTYGQVYKGRHVKTGQLAAIKVMDVTEEEEEEIKAEINMLKKYSHHRNIATYYGAFVKKSPPGHDDQLWLVMEFCGAGSVTDLVKNTKGNSLKEDWIAYICREILRGLSHLHAHKVIHRDIKGQNVLLTENAEVKLVDFGVSAQLDRTVGRRNTFIGTPYWMAPEVIACDENPDSTYDYRSDIWSLGITAIEMAEGAPPLCDMHPMRALFLIPRNPPPKLKSKKWSKKFIDFIEGCLVKTYPSRPSTEQLLKHPFIRDQPTERQVRIQLKDHIDRTRKKRGEKEETEYEYSGSDEEDENRGDERESSSILNVPGESTLRRDFLRLQQENKERSEALKRQQAQLAAQRRDPEEHKRQLLHDRQKRIEEQKEQRRRLEEQQRKEREMVRQQEKGPHRLLDERRREEDRRLAEREQEFIRHKLEEEQRQLEILQQQLLQEQALLMEYKRKQLEEQRQSERLQRQLQQEHAYLVSLQQQQQQQQQQDKKPQLYHYNKNLEPNNKPAWAREVEERSKLNRQGSPKICTTVSDTAIQSRSDSVSQSGVAQAAQTPPMQRPVEPQGGPGKFQMAHLVPLKPYAAPVPRSQSLCDQPTKTMSAFPTQDPAPSPSPRSIPPRELVRQNSDPTSESPAPQPRAMREDRAPWIQLHEADQPPKVPQRTTSIAAALNTNLSSGIRHPVRASNPDLSRNDRWERGDALSATSNLPQTGSLERHRILTSSKMDSSPVLPQEGHQKAGESRTSSRPSRPADHGLYSKERLEEPPRPPAKANDYSSSSDSSESSEESESGEGPEEEESPTDRPRDADSDSVNTMVVHEEEGEGEEVQQPGGYGDQTMLAQRYQSKGLVKASGKTSFTTFVDLGMYQPSGGAGDVAFSQGLGSRFEQLKVEVRKGSMVNVNPANARPHSDTPEIRKYKKRFNSEILCAALWGVNLLVGTENGLKLLDRSGQGKVYPLINSRRFQQMDVLEGLNLLITISGKKNKVRVYYLAWLRNKILHNDPEVEKKQGWTTVGEMEGCVHYKVVKYERIKFLVIALKNSVEVYAWAPKPYHKFMAFKSFGDLPHRPQLVDLTVEEGQRLKVIYGSSAGFHAIDVDSGNNYDIYIPVHIQSQITPHAIVFLPNSDGMEMLLCYEDEGVYVNTYGRIIKDVVLQWGEMPTSVAHICSNQIMGWGEKAIEIRSVETGHLDGVFMHKRAQRLKFLCERNDKVGRRHVSVHTHTRARMHADPHTPAFQVFFASVRSGGSSQVYFMTLNRNCIMNW, encoded by the exons ATGTCTGAGAACGCGCCGACACGGAGCCTGGACGACATCGACCTCGCGGCGCTGCGG gATCCAGCCGGGATCTTCGAgctggtggaggtggtgggCAATGGCACCTACGGACAGGTGTACAAG GGCCGTCACGTGAAGACTGGTCAGCTGGCCGCCATCAAGGTGATGGATGTGacggaagaggaggaggaggagatcaaGGCTGAGATCAACATGCTGAAGAAGTACAGTCATCACCGCAACATCGCCACCTACTATGGTGCCTTTGTCAAGAAGAGCCCCCCGGGACACGATGACCAGCTCTGG ctGGTGATGGAGTTCTGCGGGGCTGGCTCTGTCACCGACCTGGTGAAGAACACCAAGGGCAACTCTCTGAAGGAGGACTGGATCGCCTACATCTGCAGGGAGATCCTCAGG GGCCTGTCGCACCTCCATGCCCACAAGGTTATCCACAGGGACATCAAGGGTCAGAACGTGCTGCTGACCGAAAATGCTGAGGTCAAACTGG TGGATTTTGGCGTGAGTGCCCAGCTTGACCGCACCGTGGGGCGGAGGAACACTTTCATCGGAACGCCCTACTGGATGGCGCCCGAGGTGATCGCCTGCGATGAGAACCCTGACTCCACCTACGACTACAGG AGCGACATCTGGTCCCTGGGGATCACGGCCATAGAGATGGCGGAAGGAGCTCCTC CTCTCTGTGACATGCATCCAATGAGAGCACTCTTCTTGATCCCCCGGAACCCGCCTCCCAAGCTGAAGTCCAAAAAATG GTCCAAGAAGTTCATCGACTTCATCGAAGGTTGCCTGGTGAAGACGTACCCCAGCAGGCCCTCGACAGAGCAGCTGCTGAAACACCCCTTCATCCGGGACCAGCCCACTGAGAGGCAGGTCCGCATCCAGCTGAAAGACCACATCGACCGCACCCGCAAGAAGAGAGGGGAGAAGG AGGAGACGGAGTACGAGTACAGTGGCAGCGACGAAGAGGATGAGAACCGCGGTGACGAACGCGAGTCTAG CTCCATCCTGAATGTGCCGGGTGAGTCGACGCTGCGAAGGGACTTCTTGCggctgcagcaggagaacaAGGAGCGCTCGGAGGCGCTCAAGAGGCAGCAGGCACAGTTGGCTGCGCAGCGCCGTGACCCCGAGGAGCACAAGCGTCAACTGTTGCATGACCGGCAGAAGCGCATCGAGGAGCAAAAGGAGCAGCGGCGCCGGCTAGAGGAG CAACAGAGGAAGGAGCGGGAGATGGTGCGGCAGCAGGAGAAGGGTCCTCATCGCTTACTGGACGAGCGGCGCAGGGAAGAGGACCGCAGGCTGGCCGAGAGGGAGCAG GAGTTCATAAGGCATAAGTtagaggaggagcagcggcagctGGAGATCCTTCAGCAGCAGCTTCTACAGGAGCAAGCCCTCCTCATG gagtACAAACGCaagcagctggaggaacagCGGCAGTCGGAGCGTCTGCAGaggcagctgcagcaggagcacgCGTACcttgtgtctctgcagcagcagcaacagcagcagcagcagcaggacaagAAGCCTCAGCTGTATCACTACAACAAGAACTTGGAGCCCAACAACAAGCCTGCCTGGGCCCGTGAG gtggaggagcgcAGTAAACTGAACAGACAGGGCTCCCCCAAGATTTGCACCACAGTATCTGACACAGCTATCCAGTCACGGTCGGACTCTGTCAGCCAATCAGGAGTGGCCCAGGCTGCCCAGACCCCGCCCATGCAGCGGCCTGTCGAACCGCAGGGCGGACCGGGAAAG TTCCAAATGGCCCACCTGGTGCCCCTGAAGCCGTACGCGGCCCCCGTCCCACGCTCCCAGTCGCTCTGCGACCAGCCCACTAAGACCATGTCTGCCTTCCCCACCCAGGACCCTgcccccagcccctccccccgCTCCATCCCCCCCAGGGAACTTGTGCGCCAAAACTCGGACCCCACCTCGGAAAGCCCCGCTCCTCAGCCCCGAGCAATGAGAGAGGACCGTGCACCATGGATCCAGCTGCACGAAGCAGATCAGCCTCCCaag GTACCACAGAGAACGACTTCAATCGCTGCGGCACTCAACACCAACCTGTCTTCTGGGATCAGACACCCAGTGAGAgccag CAACCCGGACCTGAGCCGTAACGACCGCTGGGAAAGGGGCGACGCCCTGAGCGCCACGTCCAACCTGCCCCAGACGGGCTCCCTGGAGAGGCACCGCATATTGA cTTCGTCAAAAATGGACTCGTCCCCCGTCCTGCCCCAGGAGGGACATCAGAAGGCCGGCGAGTCGCGCACCTCGTCCAGGCCGAGCCGTCCAGCC GACCACGGTCTGTACTCGAAGGAGCGGCTGGAGGAGCCCCCCAGGCCCCCCGCCAAGGCCAACGACTACTCCTCGTCCTCGGACAGCAGCGAGAGCAGTGAGGAGAGTGAGAGCGGCGAGGgtccggaggaggaggagagccccACTGATCG CCCTCGAGATGCAGACTCCGACTCAGTGAACACCATGGTGGTCCATGAGGAGGAGGGCGAAGGCGAGGAGGTCCAGCAGCCTGGTGGCTATGGGGACCAGACGATGCTGGCACAACGG TATCAGTCCAAGGGATTGGTCAAAGCATCTGGCAAAACGTCCTTCACAACCTTTGTTGATCTGGGCATGTACCAGCCATCAGGGGGCGCAGGAGACGTAGCCTTTTCGCAGG GCCTTGGCTCCAGGTTTGAGCAGCTGAAGGTGGAAGTGAGGAAGGGCTCCATGGTGAATGTGAACCCCGCCAATGCCCGGCCCCACAGTGACACGCCCGAGATCCGCAAGTACAAGAAGAGGTTCAACTCGGAGATCCTGTGCGCTGCCCTTTGGG GCGTGAACCTGCTGGTGGGCACAGAGAATGGGCTGAAGCTGCTGGACCGCAGCGGTCAGGGCAAGGTGTACCCGCTCATCAACTCGCGCCGCTTCCAGCAGATGGATGTTCTCGAGGGCCTCAACCTTCTCATCACCATTTCAG GAAAGAAGAACAAGGTGCGCGTCTACTACCTGGCTTGGCTGCGCAACAAGATCCTGCACAATGACCCCGAGGTAGAGAAGAAGCAGGGCTGGACCACAGTTGGTGAGATGGAGGGCTGCGTGCACTACAAAGTGG TGAAGTATGAGCGCATCAAGTTCCTGGTGATCGCCCTGAAGAACTCGGTGGAGGTGTACGCCTGGGCCCCGAAGCCCTACCACAAGTTCATGGCGTTCAAG TCTTTTGGTGACCTGCCCCACCGACCTCAGCTGGTTGACCTGACTGTGGAGGAAGGCCAGAGGTTAAAGGTCATCTACGGCTCCAGTGCTGGCTTTCATGCCATCGACGTCGACTCTGGAAACAACTATGACATCTACATCCCTGTACAC ATCCAGAGCCAGATTACGCCTCATGCCATCGTCTTCCTGCCAAATTCTGATGGCATGGAGATGCTACTGTGCTACGAGGACGAAGGGGTCTATGTCAATACCTACGGGCGCATCATCAAGGACGTGGTGCTACAGTGGGGCGAGATGCCGACCTCCGTGG CACACATCTGCTCCAACCAGATCATGGGCTGGGGCGAGAAGGCTATTGAGATCCGCTCCGTGGAGACAGGCCACCTAGATGGGGTCTTCATGCACAAGAGGGCGCAGCGACTCAAGTTCCTATGTGAAAGAAATGACAAGGTGGGGAGGAGACATgtcagtgtacacacacacacgcgcgcgcgcatgcacgCTGACCCGCACACCCCTGCCTTTCAGGTGTTCTTTGCCTCCGTGCGCTCAGGCGGCAGCAGCCAGGTATACTTCATGACCCTCAACAGGAACTGCATCATGAACTGGTGA
- the mink1 gene encoding misshapen-like kinase 1 isoform X3, with product MSENAPTRSLDDIDLAALRDPAGIFELVEVVGNGTYGQVYKGRHVKTGQLAAIKVMDVTEEEEEEIKAEINMLKKYSHHRNIATYYGAFVKKSPPGHDDQLWLVMEFCGAGSVTDLVKNTKGNSLKEDWIAYICREILRGLSHLHAHKVIHRDIKGQNVLLTENAEVKLVDFGVSAQLDRTVGRRNTFIGTPYWMAPEVIACDENPDSTYDYRSDIWSLGITAIEMAEGAPPLCDMHPMRALFLIPRNPPPKLKSKKWSKKFIDFIEGCLVKTYPSRPSTEQLLKHPFIRDQPTERQVRIQLKDHIDRTRKKRGEKEETEYEYSGSDEEDENRGDERESSSILNVPGESTLRRDFLRLQQENKERSEALKRQQAQLAAQRRDPEEHKRQLLHDRQKRIEEQKEQRRRLEEQQRKEREMVRQQEKGPHRLLDERRREEDRRLAEREQEFIRHKLEEEQRQLEILQQQLLQEQALLMEYKRKQLEEQRQSERLQRQLQQEHAYLVSLQQQQQQQQQQDKKPQLYHYNKNLEPNNKPAWAREVEERSKLNRQGSPKICTTVSDTAIQSRSDSVSQSGVAQAAQTPPMQRPVEPQGGPGKFQMAHLVPLKPYAAPVPRSQSLCDQPTKTMSAFPTQDPAPSPSPRSIPPRELVRQNSDPTSESPAPQPRAMREDRAPWIQLHEADQPPKVPQRTTSIAAALNTNLSSGIRHPVRASNPDLSRNDRWERGDALSATSNLPQTGSLERHRILTSSKMDSSPVLPQEGHQKAGESRTSSRPSRPASYKRAIGEDHGLYSKERLEEPPRPPAKANDYSSSSDSSESSEESESGEGPEEEESPTDRPRDADSDSVNTMVVHEEEGEGEEVQQPGGYGDQTMLAQRTPEKRSHNGYTNLPDVVQPSHSPTETAPNSSPGKDSAYNYQSKGLVKASGKTSFTTFVDLGMYQPSGGAGDVAFSQGLGSRFEQLKVEVRKGSMVNVNPANARPHSDTPEIRKYKKRFNSEILCAALWGVNLLVGTENGLKLLDRSGQGKVYPLINSRRFQQMDVLEGLNLLITISGKKNKVRVYYLAWLRNKILHNDPEVEKKQGWTTVGEMEGCVHYKVVKYERIKFLVIALKNSVEVYAWAPKPYHKFMAFKSFGDLPHRPQLVDLTVEEGQRLKVIYGSSAGFHAIDVDSGNNYDIYIPVHIQSQITPHAIVFLPNSDGMEMLLCYEDEGVYVNTYGRIIKDVVLQWGEMPTSVAHICSNQIMGWGEKAIEIRSVETGHLDGVFMHKRAQRLKFLCERNDKVFFASVRSGGSSQVYFMTLNRNCIMNW from the exons ATGTCTGAGAACGCGCCGACACGGAGCCTGGACGACATCGACCTCGCGGCGCTGCGG gATCCAGCCGGGATCTTCGAgctggtggaggtggtgggCAATGGCACCTACGGACAGGTGTACAAG GGCCGTCACGTGAAGACTGGTCAGCTGGCCGCCATCAAGGTGATGGATGTGacggaagaggaggaggaggagatcaaGGCTGAGATCAACATGCTGAAGAAGTACAGTCATCACCGCAACATCGCCACCTACTATGGTGCCTTTGTCAAGAAGAGCCCCCCGGGACACGATGACCAGCTCTGG ctGGTGATGGAGTTCTGCGGGGCTGGCTCTGTCACCGACCTGGTGAAGAACACCAAGGGCAACTCTCTGAAGGAGGACTGGATCGCCTACATCTGCAGGGAGATCCTCAGG GGCCTGTCGCACCTCCATGCCCACAAGGTTATCCACAGGGACATCAAGGGTCAGAACGTGCTGCTGACCGAAAATGCTGAGGTCAAACTGG TGGATTTTGGCGTGAGTGCCCAGCTTGACCGCACCGTGGGGCGGAGGAACACTTTCATCGGAACGCCCTACTGGATGGCGCCCGAGGTGATCGCCTGCGATGAGAACCCTGACTCCACCTACGACTACAGG AGCGACATCTGGTCCCTGGGGATCACGGCCATAGAGATGGCGGAAGGAGCTCCTC CTCTCTGTGACATGCATCCAATGAGAGCACTCTTCTTGATCCCCCGGAACCCGCCTCCCAAGCTGAAGTCCAAAAAATG GTCCAAGAAGTTCATCGACTTCATCGAAGGTTGCCTGGTGAAGACGTACCCCAGCAGGCCCTCGACAGAGCAGCTGCTGAAACACCCCTTCATCCGGGACCAGCCCACTGAGAGGCAGGTCCGCATCCAGCTGAAAGACCACATCGACCGCACCCGCAAGAAGAGAGGGGAGAAGG AGGAGACGGAGTACGAGTACAGTGGCAGCGACGAAGAGGATGAGAACCGCGGTGACGAACGCGAGTCTAG CTCCATCCTGAATGTGCCGGGTGAGTCGACGCTGCGAAGGGACTTCTTGCggctgcagcaggagaacaAGGAGCGCTCGGAGGCGCTCAAGAGGCAGCAGGCACAGTTGGCTGCGCAGCGCCGTGACCCCGAGGAGCACAAGCGTCAACTGTTGCATGACCGGCAGAAGCGCATCGAGGAGCAAAAGGAGCAGCGGCGCCGGCTAGAGGAG CAACAGAGGAAGGAGCGGGAGATGGTGCGGCAGCAGGAGAAGGGTCCTCATCGCTTACTGGACGAGCGGCGCAGGGAAGAGGACCGCAGGCTGGCCGAGAGGGAGCAG GAGTTCATAAGGCATAAGTtagaggaggagcagcggcagctGGAGATCCTTCAGCAGCAGCTTCTACAGGAGCAAGCCCTCCTCATG gagtACAAACGCaagcagctggaggaacagCGGCAGTCGGAGCGTCTGCAGaggcagctgcagcaggagcacgCGTACcttgtgtctctgcagcagcagcaacagcagcagcagcagcaggacaagAAGCCTCAGCTGTATCACTACAACAAGAACTTGGAGCCCAACAACAAGCCTGCCTGGGCCCGTGAG gtggaggagcgcAGTAAACTGAACAGACAGGGCTCCCCCAAGATTTGCACCACAGTATCTGACACAGCTATCCAGTCACGGTCGGACTCTGTCAGCCAATCAGGAGTGGCCCAGGCTGCCCAGACCCCGCCCATGCAGCGGCCTGTCGAACCGCAGGGCGGACCGGGAAAG TTCCAAATGGCCCACCTGGTGCCCCTGAAGCCGTACGCGGCCCCCGTCCCACGCTCCCAGTCGCTCTGCGACCAGCCCACTAAGACCATGTCTGCCTTCCCCACCCAGGACCCTgcccccagcccctccccccgCTCCATCCCCCCCAGGGAACTTGTGCGCCAAAACTCGGACCCCACCTCGGAAAGCCCCGCTCCTCAGCCCCGAGCAATGAGAGAGGACCGTGCACCATGGATCCAGCTGCACGAAGCAGATCAGCCTCCCaag GTACCACAGAGAACGACTTCAATCGCTGCGGCACTCAACACCAACCTGTCTTCTGGGATCAGACACCCAGTGAGAgccag CAACCCGGACCTGAGCCGTAACGACCGCTGGGAAAGGGGCGACGCCCTGAGCGCCACGTCCAACCTGCCCCAGACGGGCTCCCTGGAGAGGCACCGCATATTGA cTTCGTCAAAAATGGACTCGTCCCCCGTCCTGCCCCAGGAGGGACATCAGAAGGCCGGCGAGTCGCGCACCTCGTCCAGGCCGAGCCGTCCAGCC AGCTATAAGAGGGCCATAGGAGAG GACCACGGTCTGTACTCGAAGGAGCGGCTGGAGGAGCCCCCCAGGCCCCCCGCCAAGGCCAACGACTACTCCTCGTCCTCGGACAGCAGCGAGAGCAGTGAGGAGAGTGAGAGCGGCGAGGgtccggaggaggaggagagccccACTGATCG CCCTCGAGATGCAGACTCCGACTCAGTGAACACCATGGTGGTCCATGAGGAGGAGGGCGAAGGCGAGGAGGTCCAGCAGCCTGGTGGCTATGGGGACCAGACGATGCTGGCACAACGG ACCCCTGAGAAGCGCAGCCACAACGGCTACACCAACCTGCCAGACGTGGTGCAGCCCTCCCACTCTCCCACGGAGACCGCCCCCAACTCCTCCCCCGGGAAGGACTCCGCCTACAAC TATCAGTCCAAGGGATTGGTCAAAGCATCTGGCAAAACGTCCTTCACAACCTTTGTTGATCTGGGCATGTACCAGCCATCAGGGGGCGCAGGAGACGTAGCCTTTTCGCAGG GCCTTGGCTCCAGGTTTGAGCAGCTGAAGGTGGAAGTGAGGAAGGGCTCCATGGTGAATGTGAACCCCGCCAATGCCCGGCCCCACAGTGACACGCCCGAGATCCGCAAGTACAAGAAGAGGTTCAACTCGGAGATCCTGTGCGCTGCCCTTTGGG GCGTGAACCTGCTGGTGGGCACAGAGAATGGGCTGAAGCTGCTGGACCGCAGCGGTCAGGGCAAGGTGTACCCGCTCATCAACTCGCGCCGCTTCCAGCAGATGGATGTTCTCGAGGGCCTCAACCTTCTCATCACCATTTCAG GAAAGAAGAACAAGGTGCGCGTCTACTACCTGGCTTGGCTGCGCAACAAGATCCTGCACAATGACCCCGAGGTAGAGAAGAAGCAGGGCTGGACCACAGTTGGTGAGATGGAGGGCTGCGTGCACTACAAAGTGG TGAAGTATGAGCGCATCAAGTTCCTGGTGATCGCCCTGAAGAACTCGGTGGAGGTGTACGCCTGGGCCCCGAAGCCCTACCACAAGTTCATGGCGTTCAAG TCTTTTGGTGACCTGCCCCACCGACCTCAGCTGGTTGACCTGACTGTGGAGGAAGGCCAGAGGTTAAAGGTCATCTACGGCTCCAGTGCTGGCTTTCATGCCATCGACGTCGACTCTGGAAACAACTATGACATCTACATCCCTGTACAC ATCCAGAGCCAGATTACGCCTCATGCCATCGTCTTCCTGCCAAATTCTGATGGCATGGAGATGCTACTGTGCTACGAGGACGAAGGGGTCTATGTCAATACCTACGGGCGCATCATCAAGGACGTGGTGCTACAGTGGGGCGAGATGCCGACCTCCGTGG CACACATCTGCTCCAACCAGATCATGGGCTGGGGCGAGAAGGCTATTGAGATCCGCTCCGTGGAGACAGGCCACCTAGATGGGGTCTTCATGCACAAGAGGGCGCAGCGACTCAAGTTCCTATGTGAAAGAAATGACAAG GTGTTCTTTGCCTCCGTGCGCTCAGGCGGCAGCAGCCAGGTATACTTCATGACCCTCAACAGGAACTGCATCATGAACTGGTGA